The Naumovozyma dairenensis CBS 421 chromosome 1, complete genome genomic interval aatattttattgttaCAAAATAGCATACATATATCTTGCTTATGGGCccttattatattatatattatataccGCATATTGTCACTTTGATTATGGCTGTCCAACTATTCTTCCAGCACGTGCCAGAAAGGataacaatatatatattgcaTATATTGTTACGTATCTTGAATTCCCTTTAGAATAATTAGAGTCaatcaatatatatgaaaCAGAAAGGTTAAGTAAACACTTATGATTAAGGACTTATAATTTCTTACCAAGGAATTACACCGAGAGCCAACCAACAATGGAGCATTTAACTAACTTTTATAATActattttgaaatcttcACATCCAATACTTTTAGGGCTCCATCTATCCGCTAAAGCTGCACCTATTGTATTTTATATAGTTGGATCTTTATTCCTAGGTTTCACTGCTCAATTCATTTGTATCGTACTGCTGTTGGCGTTCGATTTTTATCTAACCAAAAATATAAGTGGAAGAAAATTAGTACAGTTACGTTGGTGGTATGATTCTACTTTAACTAATAAGGAaacttttaaatttgagtcatttaaagaatatgcTCCTTCTCTGGGTCCTCCAATTAACCCTATtgattccaaattattttgGTGGTCGATGTATTTAACTCCTGTAGTATGGATCGTTTTTGGTATACTTTGTCTATTAAGACTTAAATTGTTCTATTTGATATTAGTCATTGTCGCCATCATGTTAACTGGTTGGAATACATATGGATTCCGTTGTTGTGATAAGTGGGATCCATCAAAAAGTACTGAAGAGGCAAATAGTTGGTTCCAATTACCTGCTCTCCCAGGTTTGGATAATATACAGAGGTTAGCAAATATTGGATCCTTTTTCCAACCTTCAACagcatcatcttcttctacgTAGGTTCACTCACAGTTTCCCTATATAACAGCAagatttttttaatatacaattttgatttgataTGATTTACAAATTACGGATATATAGTAAtaatcatcttcttttatAAATACATGGCTTTAATAACCATTTACCTTCAGCAGTCTTTTGTCTTTTCTTCTCAAgttcttccttttctgTTTCCActtcaatgaatttttgtcttctttctaattttgcctttctttcttcaataatatcttgCGCTGgtttaaagaattcaaatctagtaaacattttattttcatcatctgtaTTTTTATGGAAAAATCCCATTAGTTTCAAAGCAGTAACAAATTCATCCCCTTTACCATCTGCAAATCTTGATTTAATTTCCGCTATCCACAATTCACCTCTTGGTGCCAAAATTCTATAAGCTTCCTTGATGAAATCCAAGAAGTTAGTCCCCATCAatgataaacaaaatataacAATAGTACAAGAATTATCCGGTAAAGGAACGTTCTTAATATCAGCCACAGTAATTCTATCGTtaacttttttcaaatcaaaacTATGAACCTCatgatttcttttccatttcctatttttttgattgaaagatttataAAAATTATTCACTTCAAGCGCTAATTTTTGCTTCACCACAACCCATATCAGcaataacaattttttattatcatccGTTAAACCTGGTAACCCACCAGGAGCATTGACAGGTTTCTGAGACCTTGCCTTGAGTTGATTGACAAAAACATCAATTGGATTCTCAGGCCATGATTGAACTTGAGATCTAAACCCATCATGatattcatcaaataattcaggTTGTTTCTTAACTAAATCTAATGCACTTCCAGAATCTATCGTATAAAATTGTTCATTAATCCATCTGAATCTTGACCCTGTTAATTTAGCCATCATCTTTTGTTGTAACGGAGTTAACTTCCTTTGAGGTTTCGATTGTATCGTAGAATCAATGTCTTCCTTGGCGATTTCTTCATGGTTACGTTTTGTAGAAGTCTTATCAATTTCTGTGCTGCTTGATGGTGATAATGACTGATCTTTCTTTTCACCGAATTTTCTCATTTTCACATCAGGATTGACAACTATGGAATTGGCACTAGTGGCTTTCTTTTTAGCATTATCTTTTAGTTTCTTATTGGCTTTGGcctttttgtttttcttatcttgtaatttcttctttttattcTCTGCAAAGGCAACTTTGTCAGTCTTTATGTTCCAACCGTCAACTTTGAAtaattccatttttttttttgaactCTTGGTGATTTTGTCTTTCACAAGGCAGTGACTTTACTTTATTAACAAATAgcaaatattgaaaaaaactTGATAGACTATTGATtataaagatttatttcAATACCAATGCACTATCAAGTTCTGCATATATTTTGCGATGAGCTTCtcattttattatttttcactttctttcgaaaaaaaaaaaaattaataataatgtaacCCTAGGGTTGAACCCCACATATGTTTGTACAGCCCTGATATTGACTCTTGCCGGACTGTAAAAAGAAGTAAAGTTGGACAAATTACTGACGCTATTGTAGAATGTATATAAAGTATGCTTCAACAATAGAGTGTTTATTGTGTTTCTTCgaatgaatataatataatgtatatatgaGAGTGTCCTTATTTAgtatgaagaagaaactttaataatattctagATATACTATtgcaattttttcatttttcaaatcgaTATACCAATTCTtaattattgatgatgtATTCATGGTgaagattttgatattttctttaaatatttcaataatcatcatatttttaaattgCTTTAATGATAGTTTTTGtttgatatatttgtaATCAATACtaattgaaagattttgtaatttaatTGAGATATTTAATCTTTCATTGCAATATTTGGAgacttttttcaaaatcgATAAATCAATCacattatcatttgaagTCAATTCCACTACAGTTGATGCCACTAATGATTTAATgtaattaatgaattgttcagatttaatttcttcgAAAGATTTAATGTTAGATAATGATTGTTTTTGgaattcaaatattgataGTTGTTCTAATTTGCTTTTGAATTCCGATATTTGATATAAATCAATCATTGTTATCGAGTTTACGGGTAATGTTATCAAATATCTTAAcaaaaatgatttaatttctgCCTTATTACATATCGTGATAGGTGGATCAGTTTCATTGGCAGTTGGAGTTGGTTTATAAAACGGATTTTGCTCCGGTGTCATTGCCCCATTATTATCCTCAATTATCATAAGAGAAGTTTCAGGGCTTACGTCGACTATAATGATATCactattttcatcttcatctacTTCTTGCTCATCTTCGTGATTAAAATGATCATGTTCCTTTTCGGTGTTGAATGGAGAAACATGATGGTTATTAAAACTCAAACTCAAATTCAAGTTCAAATTCACGGAAGAATTAGCAGAGGAATAAGGGCTTataatttccaattcatttcTTGTATTTTCATCCTGTAATTTCTCAATATAAGtgatttttttatttccaaCTCTTCTTATCGGAGtggaattattaataacatcatcttcatcaccaTGTACTAAGGAAGCTTCTTGAGTTAACAAATATGGTTCCAAGATATCAGGTGCAATTGTCCATGGTTCCATTAACCATGATCTATAGTGCATAGCTAACGACCaaaattctaattctgATACCATGGTATCTACGAAttgtaaatctttaatatgaaattcattatattgtaATTTGGCATAACCAATAATTTGTATCCTTTGACCAGTCAAATCAGGTAAGGTTGAAATTTGTAACATGTTGCATACTGATTCAACTGAACATGTGAATTTTAAATCATGATCTCGTTTATTGTCGAAATTTGGAGTACAATCatctaattttaaaaagatataatCAACGTTTTTAACCCATTTGGTATGGGAGTCAAAGACTCTACCTATAACTTTGATCTTATTAATTGGAGTATTCTCATAAAAGAGACATTTACTTGATTCTAAATTGAATGTCTTATAATAATGTTCAAACAAAAGCTTCGATTTGAACATGCATTTTTTTAAGTCATATAATAACAAGGGAATAGGGTCAGTTAACGATTggatataatattcattatgTTTGAACAATAGTGGTAAGTAAAAGCATTGTGATGTAATGGGATCTCTATGAACGATGTGGTCATTTGTATCCATGTGATATGTATTTGTTATGTTATGATAAATATTGAATCAGCACATAAAGTAAGGGGGAAACTGCAGACACGAAGAAAGAGAGGTGTTTGTAgttataaaaaaaaaagggtATAATGCGAACACTAAAAACAATATGTTGGTGCAATAGCAGTTTTCTGTGTTAATGGTTTATGTCATTGTCATTGattaaattgattaaattgattaaattgACAGTAACATTTTTTGGCGATTATTTAATCAAAAAATGTCTCAAGCCCTAATATTTCCAAAACACAGGGTATACCAGAAATGACCTCACTCCTTTTTTAAACCCtaagaaattgataaaaaaataaacgaaaattaaaaaaatcaacTTTTTTCGACTTCGAGTTTTTAAAACAGCCAGCCAGCCACAGATAGCGAGACTCAACTGGATTCGATGATCATCGTTTTCTTTGAATGGCTTTTATAAGAAAGTAACAGTTACCAGTGGCTTGGCTTGGTTGTATTATCTTATTCAAAGCCTTGCTAGTCTGCTGAATCGCGGAAAGAGTATATTTCCCACGCTCAGGTCGACATTATCTACCTTTATTTTAACGGAAACAAAAGCAGTGTGTTTTGTGACTGAGCacattgaataaatttgaagaaactCCGAATTTCTCATTAAACCATcagtttattatttattttacttatttattgttatctCCACTGTTGCAACTACAAGAGAAAAAGGATGCTTTCCATAGAACAACGTTATAATATCTGTCTGATGGCGGAAAGACACCCTAAATGGACACAACTCGAGTTGGCCAAATGGGCATATGAAACTTTCCAACTACCCAAGATTCCTTCGCAAGGTACCATTTCAAGATTATTAGCGAAAAAATCCACATATATGAATTGTAAAGAACATGAAAAGGATTCAAACCGATTGAGGAAACCAAATAATCTCTTGGTAAGGAAGATTTTACAAGAATGGATTTCACAAAGTTTGTGGAATGGGATTCCTATTACTTCACCGATCATTCAAGATACTGCTCAAAGCGTTTGGCATAGAATCCCATCGGAATTTAGAGAGGGGAATGGATCATTCAGTTATAAATGGATATCTAATTTTTTGGCAAAGATGGACGTGAATATTTCTGcattagatgaagaattaccAAAGGCACCAAAAATTTGGacttttgaagaaagaaacgTATTAAAGGAATACTTTAGTAAGATTCCATCTGTGAAAGATATCTTTACATTGGATGAAACTTTCTTAGCATATAATTTACCACTGGATTATGAACAATATGAAACAAgtaaaattcaaagaagaatcGAAGTTGCCACTGTGATGTTATGCTCCAATTTAGATGGGtcagaaaaattaaaaccTTTAGTAGTGGGGAAATACAAAAGTTATAGAAGTTTTAGGAATTATTTCCCTCATGAACCAACTGATCAAGGATCACAAGCCTTATTGGGAGAAAAAATGGCCACAAGATTCGGTATCTCATATCATAGTAACAGAAAATCGTGGCTAACAAGTAATATGTTCCATAATTGGTTAGTAAGGTGGGATAAAAGGTTAGTTGCTGACAATAGGAAGATTTGGATTGTTTTAGATGATTCATGTTCACATAGAATCATTAATGCTCATCTACAGAATATTCATTTGGTTTAcacttcatcaaattcaagattTTTACCTTTCAATTGGGGGGTTTTagatgaatttaaaacAAGGTATAGAATACAACAGTATAAAGCGCTAatagaattacaaaaacaatttgaaaaaaactcaaatgaaaaaatttgcATAAATTTTGAACAAAGTAAATTGACTATGTCAAATGcctttaaattcatcaaaaaGGCATGGGATGATATCCCGGGAGATGTCATTAAGGCAAATTGGAAAAGTTCAGGTATATTACCTGCTGGTATGATTGTTTTAAATGAGAATGTCAGTATGgctttcaagaaaaatgaaatcttAGAATCTGAATTAGATTCATTGTGTAACGAATTTTAttgtaaaaaaaataggGATTACGAAATGTTATTGGATTTGaacattgaaaataaaaatactaATTTTTTAAGTACAGAAGAATTGGTGGAAAGTGCCATCATTGATCCAATAGAACCAGATTCTACATTATTGAGTACTACCACATCACAATTTACCGACGATGATCTATTAAATAGATTGAATGAGAACTTGCTTGATGAGGAAGATGGAAACGATGATGacaatgatattgatggCATCCCGAACAATGATCTTCTGATagataatttcaatatacCCCCATTTAATAACAATCATGTTAATCGTGGCATTATGACCACTAGTCAACAAGCAAACAATTTACAAAACAATTTGAATACACTACCtaacaatagtaataataataataataatacatcAATGGGTGTAAACGATTATGAAtctaatttaaataaaatccTGGATGTTAATTTTGATCCCTCCAAGGCGGAGCTGTTCTTTAATGTAAGCACTTTGATTGATAAGTCAGCATTATTCGTTGATCCTACCGCGAACttggatttgaaaaacGTCCAAGGAGACCTTCCACTAACGACTAATGAGTATTTCAATGATGTCTTCCAGTCATCAGATTCCAATCGTGAATCTAGCAATATTAATTTCTCCAATaattccaataataatattttaaataatagaCCTATCATNNNNNNNNNNNNNNNNGTGTCATCATCTGCATCTTTATTGAACAATACGTCAAACGGTACAAATAATTTCGAGGTTCCAAATTTGACTAGACTCCTTAATAGTAACGGCGGCGAGACTTCCAACACAAATATCATGCGACaaccatcattatcatatcCAATTTCGACCACTATGGACTCATCACTTCAAGTGAATACTTCCAATTCACCAGTACCATCTCTAGGTTCATTGCAGtcaaatatcaatattgcTAAAGCCTTAGGCACAATCATTAAACATACAGAAGCAAATGAGTTAATATTCTCAAAATCGACCATTACTGAATTGAAAGTTTCATatctaaatattttgaaggCAATTAAAAAGACAAGGAAACAATTAACTACCGCGgcaaaaatgaaaaatggtaCCCCAAATAATCtagaatcattattagcTACTGATTCTCTTAATATATCTCGAAATGTAATTGATATCAATTCAGTACTTCCTGATGATGTTGAAACATTACAACTTCCAGATGCTACATCATTTTTCTAGGTCAGAAAGGAcaattaagaaaaaatgaactCGAATAACGTTACTAATACATAATTTACGATCtatcttatatatatatatatatagaaatctaataaatattcaaatactACTCCACGCAggaatatcaataatacaATCTATGGTTCCcaactttttattttccattttgtTGATTCctatttataatattttaatatatattatagtGTCTATATATGAAAAGTTCCTTTAAATGGTCAGGTATTCATAGACCAATTccgtcatcatcattattttggaaGATTTTACCTTTTTGAGtcaattttaaaaaatcaatgGCATAACCTGTCGTTTCATCGTCAACAATTTGATAGATGTTCttatttacttttaaaCTCAAGAAATTTTCTCTAGTAATTTTTCCCACAGTTTTACTTAAACTTGGAATTTCAACATCATTCCTCATTCCTTTAATGACTTTGATGTAAGTCtcattatattcatcaGGATATTCTAACAAAGCCGTAATAAATGCAGGTTTATTCCAACTGTATTGAATCATGAATTCCCATAGTTCAGAATCTCCCCAACTCTTAACAAAATCGATGGCTAAATTTGGATCCTTTAATTCATCGATTATTAATGATAGAGCTTTTTTAGTTTCACCTATTTTACCCCATAGgaaaatcaattcattatagAGATTTTCCTCTTTTGAACATAATTCTATCACTTTTTCAATGTcataatttgattttgtttttaaaaCTTGTAACAGATTCGGTTTGTCAAATTTAATGTATAATCCAATTAATTCAGTCTCGTATTGAGTTATTAACTGAGGATCCACTTTGGATAGCCTCCGAAGAATGACAAATAGTattcttgataaattaggaaatttttgaaaccTTTTGATCAATTTTGATATGGATATTCTATTTCTATTGCTGGCAATTAACTGAATAGAATCAGAAAATACAGCTTCAATCTCGTCGTTCGATAAGTTATTAATCTTCGAAGTGTCATTCTCGATATTGTTTCTGAAGTAcggtaataatattatattgataatttgatCTAAGAATTGTGTTAACAAGTTATGAGTagataatatatcaaatattcGTTGGTCGTTAGTCTTAATCATATGAATAATTGCTTTGGAATATCGTTGTTCGTGtagatataataatataacagCATTACGATACGATATTTCGAGCTCGTTATGTAATTCAATTTTGTGttccaatttttcttcaaaatagTTTGTTGAAAAACATGAATATTTCGaccatttttcaagaatttcaataaattcattaattccCTTCAAGCTATTGCCATTGtctaaataataatctaatATTGAATCATAAATTGTTGTATCCAATTTAGGTTCTTGGGGTACTTTATTGACTATCAAATCAATTTTCCCAAAATCTAAAAATTTGCTAATGATCCTTGACCAATTATCCTttataaattcattaagttcttcatcatttacCTCTTTACTGCCATTGTATGCCTGCTCgaaaattgaagatattttttcaGATATAGTATTATGTGTTGTTGGTGCTGCTGTAGATACCGACATTGCCGCAGACTTATTTGGATTGGAAACCGCAATAGAATGgattaatttatcaatgtACTTTAATCCTACTTGAAATCTTTCCTTTGGTGAAACAGCATAATTCCCAATATCCCAAGCTTTACCAAactcatttttttcaatataccAATCGTAATGatcttttaatttgaattcttggATTTTAATTGCATCACTTGAActaatcaaaaaatattgtgGTGGATTACCCCCATCGTCATTTGGTGGTATAAATTTACCTAAATGATAATCATTCAATGATAagttttggaaatttttaCAAACAATTTCATCTTGATATATTTCGTCAGATGTGGTTAAATcgaatatttttaattgagGTGGTAAAGATTTCAGttttatttccattttctcTTCGGTAAAATCGGAATGGATGATATCAAATCCAAGGCACATTACTTGATCGTCTTTAAATGAGGCTATCCCTGACAGTAACATCGATATCTTGAAGTGGTATTCCAATTCTACAGTCTGTTCTGGAGTTCCCCTAAAACTTGATGCTGCACTTGATAGTATCGAACCTATATTACTATTAGTGGTTGTTGCATTGAAGCGTTTATTGTCCAGTCGTGGTtgagatgatgaagatgatgttCGTGATGTTTGATGTCTTTTCTTTCgtgaatttgaatttgatgaagttaCTTTGAACGaccaaatattattacacCAGCCGATTataattcttgaattttcaaGGTGGTGCACATATGGTTTGAATAGATCTATAGGTAGATCCTTTTCCTTATCATAGCCATCGGTCTgtaaataatctttcaatgaTAGTGTTAATAATGTAGTACGTGTTGGTATATCTAAGAAAATGATtccttcattattaatcCAGATCAAGACATCGTTCAACTTAAAGATCCCCAGTATGGGTTGTTTTAAAActgaaaaagaagatgatgatgatccCTTCGAGGAATGTTTTGGAATTAGGATGGTATCTACTCTATTTCCTAACCAATTTCTTTGTGATAATATTACATCTCCTGCCATTCCACCAGATAGGAATGTTTTTGAATTCTTATAATCGTTATCTAAGACCACAGAGTTGATTGGTCTTTTAAAATCAAAGGCAATGATGTCTGATTCATTCTCAATGGATCCAATTACTACGGTGCCATCAATTGAACCCGTTATGAAATACGAACCATCTGTATCTATcgataatattgatgatcTATGACATTTTAAGGTCCTAATCGTTGTGAAATCAGGATAAGTTATATGTAAAAGACCGGAATGTGTACCGAATAAGAAGATATTATCGTAAAAGTGACAAGCTGATATAGAATCTCTTTGGAAGAAGTTCTGCGgtaattttgtaattcttgtATATTTTAGTAAAGGTGGgttttcatcttcatcgtcatcatcttcGTCGTCATCctcatcgtcatcgtcaGTATCTGCATCGTCCATGTCTTCTTCGTTATCAGATTTTTCAGTAGATTCTGTATCATTGTTAGGTTGTTCGATATCAGTATCGGATCCTGTAGTAGCATCATTTGATTTGTCATTTAGattgatattatcattattgtcGGCAGTATCATTGATATGCGTTTTTtgatcattattttcaatatcaattgaGTTCACATCCATTTGAATAAGGAGTGTTGATTCCTTTCGGTACTTTTCACTCGTTTTAATAGGTCTTGTTTCTGTTCATTGTCAGCCAGAATTCCTGTCGAAAGCAAAAAATGATCCTTTAACATTAACAAAAAATCGCTTATAGaacttttctttaatgatATAGAACAAGTAGAAACTaagaacaaaagaaaacaagaacAGAAAGTAGtattagaatatatatatatatatctagCATTCATTGTATctcaaataaaatatttaataaccCGTTACTTCATTATTCCCTACACGATATGGCAAGAGCAAGAAGAGGAGCGTTATTACAATGTGATCCATCCATTAAGGCATTAATAGTTCAAATAGATGCACAAAGAAGCGATATAATAttggaagaattagatgataCTCATCTTCTAGTGGATCCTAACAAAGTAGCCTTTATTAAGTTTGAATTAAATCGGTTGTTATCtaagaatatttataatCCTATGgacgatgaagaagagaattAATGATTACAGATGGTTGTTCTGTTAGTTACGTGTATGTATATTGTATATGTACagaaataatatatgtGGTTTTTCactttaataaataagtaaataaatcaataagtaataataatatcctATGTTAAAGCTCAACTTTATTTATGTGTATGTGgatatttgtttgtttatttttgaatatatagGAATAAGAGAGAGAGAGGAGGGTCTACTAAATTAAGCATGCGATATCGACGAGGAAGGAGATGAAGATTgatgttgctgttgttgatCTAACTCATTTTGTATATTTaacttttccttttcaatatcaatcCCATATTCTTCAgccaatttcttttctaatttcaatcttttctCTAACCGTTCCTTTTTCATTCTGGCCAATTCAGCTTTAATTTCATAAGGTTCCTTTGGTATCTTATTTAAAGTTTCAGGATCAGGCCAAAATCCTGGAAcgtttaattttttatctGTATCTGTCCCGATATAATACATGACTCCGATGGGGGCTAAGAGACAAAATGAGAATCTAAAGATTTCTAATTGTGCCCTTGTATATTTAAATGGTAATTTAAAACTTAATCGCATGTTTTATTATGTGTATGAATGGTGacaattattgaatgttCTTTTAAGATTATATTTCGTTCtttatttcaaaagttgttgttgttgttaaGCCTTACTGTTGGTAACTTCCTTTAAAAttcctttattattttattcgCGGGTACTGCAAAACTATACAGATTGATGTTTTCTTGATGGCGGTGATGAGTGAGAGGTGACACACAAATAAGGATCTAATGAGTGGGGAGAAGTGGTGCAAGAATGTCCAGCGATAATTacaaagaattaaattattcagagttgttcaaaaatttaattataCCTCGAGAACAAAGTACTAAGAAACCATCGGAAAATAAAACTGTGCGGGAGGATGGTGATGAGGATGCGAtgattattaatgataatataataacgTTCTTATACTATTTATTTCCACGAGAATTATTTATCAAGGCGTTATCTTTGATTGAATCCAATGATAtgtttatatatgttttgTTACCGAATCATATTGATCCAAGtatggaaaataataaggaTAAGAATAACACTTATATTACTAAGACCTTTGACGACAAAGCCGACAAAGATAATATGGCTTCGAGATCCAAAACgattgataataatgatgccGATGATACTGTTGAGAAGACAAAGAGTAATGAACCCACTCGAACGAGTATAGATAGtattaaattaattgatatgTTATacgatgaagataatgatgatgacgattCACTTATATATGAACtaattattaaatcatcaaatgatCGTATACCGCCCATAACTACTACtttaaagaattggaattgtTCATGCGTTGAGTTCACAGAACATTTCCGTAAAggaatgatgatgaagaacaatattgatgaagagATGAAGTTGATTGATCGATTCATTAAGATAATTGATGATCCGacaaaattttccaatgaTATATTTGCTAAAATTGATAAGTTTAGTCTTTCAAAAcagtattattttgatttaataaagaataaagGAATCATTTGTCCTCATTTATTAGCTTATtcgatattattaaaatcttctaaacaagttttgaaatatttcattttgaataaagCTGACGTTATTTTAATTCCCATTACTAACATGGATGAATGGTTAAAATTgcatataaatattattatatagaGTTACgaacaaacaaaaacagaaataaagaaaactaATATTTTTAGGAATGGATTAGAGTATTATATActtttataatatata includes:
- the VPS41 gene encoding Vps41p (similar to Saccharomyces cerevisiae VPS41 (YDR080W); ancestral locus Anc_8.212) — encoded protein: MDVNSIDIENNDQKTHINDTADNNDNINLNDKSNDATTGSDTDIEQPNNDTESTEKSDNEEDMDDADTDDDDEDDDEDDDDEDENPPLLKYTRITKLPQNFFQRDSISACHFYDNIFLFGTHSGLLHITYPDFTTIRTLKCHRSSILSIDTDGSYFITGSIDGTVVIGSIENESDIIAFDFKRPINSVVLDNDYKNSKTFLSGGMAGDVILSQRNWLGNRVDTILIPKHSSKGSSSSSFSVLKQPILGIFKLNDVLIWINNEGIIFLDIPTRTTLLTLSLKDYLQTDGYDKEKDLPIDLFKPYVHHLENSRIIIGWCNNIWSFKVTSSNSNSRKKRHQTSRTSSSSSQPRLDNKRFNATTTNSNIGSILSSAASSFRGTPEQTVELEYHFKISMLLSGIASFKDDQVMCLGFDIIHSDFTEEKMEIKLKSLPPQLKIFDLTTSDEIYQDEIVCKNFQNLSLNDYHLGKFIPPNDDGGNPPQYFLISSSDAIKIQEFKLKDHYDWYIEKNEFGKAWDIGNYAVSPKERFQVGLKYIDKLIHSIAVSNPNKSAAMSVSTAAPTTHNTISEKISSIFEQAYNGSKEVNDEELNEFIKDNWSRIISKFLDFGKIDLIVNKVPQEPKLDTTIYDSILDYYLDNGNSLKGINEFIEILEKWSKYSCFSTNYFEEKLEHKIELHNELEISYRNAVILLYLHEQRYSKAIIHMIKTNDQRIFDILSTHNLLTQFLDQIINIILLPYFRNNIENDTSKINNLSNDEIEAVFSDSIQLIASNRNRISISKLIKRFQKFPNLSRILFVILRRLSKVDPQLITQYETELIGLYIKFDKPNLLQVLKTKSNYDIEKVIELCSKEENLYNELIFLWGKIGETKKALSLIIDELKDPNLAIDFVKSWGDSELWEFMIQYSWNKPAFITALLEYPDEYNETYIKVIKGMRNDVEIPSLSKTVGKITRENFLSLKVNKNIYQIVDDETTGYAIDFLKLTQKGKIFQNNDDDGIGL
- the TFB5 gene encoding TFIIH complex subunit TFB5 (similar to Saccharomyces cerevisiae TFB5 (YDR079C-A); ancestral locus Anc_8.211) translates to MARARRGALLQCDPSIKALIVQIDAQRSDIILEELDDTHLLVDPNKVAFIKFELNRLLSKNIYNPMDDEEEN
- the PET100 gene encoding Pet100p (similar to Saccharomyces cerevisiae PET100 (YDR079W); ancestral locus Anc_8.209), encoding MRLSFKLPFKYTRAQLEIFRFSFCLLAPIGVMYYIGTDTDKKLNVPGFWPDPETLNKIPKEPYEIKAELARMKKERLEKRLKLEKKLAEEYGIDIEKEKLNIQNELDQQQQHQSSSPSSSISHA
- the SHU2 gene encoding Shu2p (similar to Saccharomyces cerevisiae SHU2 (YDR078C); ancestral locus Anc_8.203) codes for the protein MSSDNYKELNYSELFKNLIIPREQSTKKPSENKTVREDGDEDAMIINDNIITFLYYLFPRELFIKALSLIESNDMFIYVLLPNHIDPSMENNKDKNNTYITKTFDDKADKDNMASRSKTIDNNDADDTVEKTKSNEPTRTSIDSIKLIDMLYDEDNDDDDSLIYELIIKSSNDRIPPITTTLKNWNCSCVEFTEHFRKGMMMKNNIDEEMKLIDRFIKIIDDPTKFSNDIFAKIDKFSLSKQYYFDLIKNKGIICPHLLAYSILLKSSKQVLKYFILNKADVILIPITNMDEWLKLHINIII